From the genome of Oceanispirochaeta sp., one region includes:
- a CDS encoding iron-sulfur binding hydrogenase, with protein sequence MKVKDLTDKLSYECLVSNGNEEELLDAYCSDLLSDVMGNAPEDSVLITIQAHKNTVAVASLAGIHALLICNNRPTPDDMLKSAGEEGISVFRTKDNQFNASWKVHELL encoded by the coding sequence ATGAAGGTTAAAGATCTGACTGATAAATTGAGCTACGAATGCCTTGTTTCCAATGGAAATGAAGAAGAACTCCTGGATGCCTACTGCTCCGATCTACTGAGTGATGTGATGGGAAATGCACCGGAAGACTCGGTATTGATAACGATTCAGGCGCATAAAAACACGGTTGCCGTTGCGTCCCTGGCAGGAATCCATGCCCTGCTCATCTGCAATAACCGCCCGACTCCCGATGATATGCTCAAATCGGCCGGGGAGGAAGGCATATCGGTCTTCCGGACAAAGGACAATCAGTTCAACGCATCCTGGAAGGTCCACGAATTGCTCTGA
- a CDS encoding PHP domain-containing protein, with the protein MLIDLHNHSCLSPCASLEMSPSRLVKEATARGIGMLALTDHNAGDNLPAFDICCRRNGILPVFGLEVTSREEAHLLCLFGNLKTAVQFGYIIYENLMSIPNNPEKMGDQIIVDENENILGELEMHLAGGAVDFSIEELITMVHDQDGLFIPAHIDRAAFSIKSQLGFLPDNDYDAVEVMNRPSDLNGGRYFEITGSDAHYPENVGQRCFEINLPAPTFSGLIQALHS; encoded by the coding sequence ATGCTCATCGATCTGCACAACCACTCATGTCTCAGCCCCTGCGCCAGCCTTGAAATGTCTCCTTCCCGACTCGTCAAAGAAGCAACAGCCCGGGGTATTGGAATGCTGGCCCTGACAGACCATAATGCAGGAGACAACCTCCCCGCCTTTGATATTTGCTGCCGCCGGAACGGGATTCTTCCTGTCTTTGGATTAGAAGTGACAAGCCGAGAAGAGGCTCACCTCCTCTGTCTCTTCGGCAATCTGAAAACGGCGGTTCAATTTGGTTACATCATCTATGAAAACCTGATGTCCATACCTAACAATCCCGAGAAGATGGGAGACCAGATCATCGTGGATGAAAATGAAAACATTCTGGGTGAGCTGGAGATGCATCTGGCCGGAGGAGCCGTTGATTTCTCCATTGAGGAGCTGATTACCATGGTTCACGACCAGGATGGCCTGTTCATTCCGGCTCATATCGACAGAGCCGCGTTCAGTATCAAGAGTCAACTGGGCTTTCTACCGGACAATGACTATGATGCGGTGGAGGTAATGAACAGGCCTTCTGATTTAAACGGTGGCCGTTATTTTGAGATAACCGGTTCTGATGCCCACTACCCCGAGAACGTGGGACAGAGGTGCTTTGAAATAAATCTGCCCGCACCCACTTTTTCAGGTTTAATACAGGCTCTACACTCATGA
- a CDS encoding LPP20 family lipoprotein → MKKNLVIISALLALVLLVGCASGRGEKVKERRDLPDWFLNPPSSEDVIYGLGMAKMSSDSLSRDTAIARARKDVALQVSTRVQSMMTDYIQESGTPDNTQTINFVESITKQIADVELRNSVTDKVYAATDGNWFAMVSYPKGNFTEDVAKVFTRNEDAAFAEFKADEALKMLESSLASDPVKSSATAE, encoded by the coding sequence ATGAAAAAGAATTTAGTTATTATAAGTGCCCTGCTGGCTCTGGTCCTACTGGTCGGATGTGCCTCCGGTCGCGGGGAAAAAGTTAAAGAAAGAAGAGACCTTCCTGACTGGTTTCTGAATCCTCCCTCTTCGGAGGATGTTATCTACGGTCTAGGAATGGCTAAAATGTCTTCTGACAGCCTGTCCAGAGATACGGCCATCGCCCGGGCAAGAAAAGATGTGGCCCTCCAGGTCAGTACACGAGTCCAGTCCATGATGACAGACTATATCCAGGAATCCGGAACTCCAGATAATACACAAACCATTAACTTTGTTGAATCGATCACAAAGCAGATAGCCGATGTTGAACTGAGAAACTCAGTAACCGATAAGGTTTACGCAGCCACTGACGGCAACTGGTTTGCCATGGTATCCTATCCCAAGGGTAACTTTACAGAAGACGTTGCCAAGGTCTTTACCAGAAACGAAGATGCAGCCTTTGCAGAATTCAAAGCAGACGAAGCGCTCAAGATGCTGGAATCCAGCTTAGCTTCCGACCCCGTCAAGTCTTCTGCTACTGCAGAGTAG